A window from Leptothermofonsia sichuanensis E412 encodes these proteins:
- a CDS encoding homogentisate 1,2-dioxygenase: MSYYYKLGTIPHKRHTQFRQPDGSLYHEELMGIHGFSGIQSLLYHLHPPTQIQKILLENPVEIHYGESDALRPRHLRTARITTSGDGIASRVPLLINSNLCIAIACPTEPMAYWYRFAQGDELFFIHTGTGVLESQYGILRYRPGDYLVIPTGVLWRIIPEDTEQRMLVIEAHGHIEPPARYLNRYGQFLEHAPYSERDIRPPDKLVTHDEEGEFEVRVKARDRITHYLFRYHPLDVVGWDGHLYPFAFNIEDFEPITGRVHQPPPVHQTFDGPGFVVCSFVPRLFDYHPQAIPAPYNHSNVDSDEVLYYVDGAFMSRQGIEPASITVHPGGIPHGPHPGMYEGSIGKERTDELAVMIDVFHPLRFTQQAVQVEDREYAYSWSV, encoded by the coding sequence ATGAGTTATTACTATAAGTTGGGCACGATTCCCCACAAGCGACACACTCAGTTCCGACAGCCAGATGGCTCTTTATACCACGAAGAGTTAATGGGAATTCATGGGTTTTCCGGGATTCAATCGTTGCTTTATCACCTGCATCCACCCACCCAGATCCAGAAGATTCTGCTGGAGAACCCTGTCGAGATCCACTATGGGGAATCGGATGCTTTGCGTCCTCGCCATTTGCGGACTGCCAGAATAACCACGTCAGGCGATGGGATTGCCTCCCGTGTTCCTTTGCTGATTAACTCTAATTTGTGTATTGCGATCGCCTGTCCAACGGAACCAATGGCTTACTGGTACCGGTTTGCTCAGGGAGATGAATTGTTTTTTATTCATACAGGTACAGGTGTTTTAGAAAGTCAGTATGGGATTTTGCGCTATCGCCCCGGTGATTATCTGGTGATTCCAACGGGTGTGCTGTGGCGGATTATTCCAGAGGACACGGAACAACGAATGCTGGTGATTGAAGCCCACGGGCATATTGAACCACCAGCTCGTTACCTCAACCGCTATGGACAGTTTCTGGAACATGCTCCCTACAGTGAACGAGATATTCGTCCACCAGATAAGCTGGTGACCCACGATGAAGAGGGTGAATTTGAGGTGCGGGTGAAGGCCCGCGATCGCATCACCCATTACCTGTTCCGCTATCACCCCCTGGATGTGGTGGGTTGGGATGGGCATCTCTATCCCTTTGCCTTCAATATTGAAGATTTTGAGCCGATTACAGGTCGGGTGCATCAGCCCCCCCCGGTGCATCAAACCTTTGATGGTCCAGGTTTTGTGGTGTGTTCGTTTGTGCCGCGTCTGTTTGACTATCACCCCCAGGCAATTCCTGCACCTTACAACCATTCCAATGTGGATTCGGATGAGGTTCTTTACTACGTGGATGGGGCGTTTATGTCGCGGCAAGGGATTGAGCCAGCTTCAATCACTGTTCATCCAGGGGGAATTCCCCACGGTCCCCATCCCGGTATGTATGAAGGGTCGATTGGCAAAGAACGAACCGATGAACTGGCGGTGATGATTGATGTGTTTCATCCACTGAGATTCACACAGCAAGCCGTTCAGGTTGAAGACAGGGAGTATGCCTACAGTTGGAGTGTTTAG